The Syngnathus typhle isolate RoL2023-S1 ecotype Sweden linkage group LG1, RoL_Styp_1.0, whole genome shotgun sequence genome includes a window with the following:
- the LOC133146995 gene encoding polycomb group RING finger protein 3 isoform X2, whose product MAVLGNPDMLTRKIKLSHINAHITCRLCDGYLIDATTVTECLHTFCRSCLVRYLEENNTCPTCRIVIHQSHPLQYIGHDRTMQDIVYKLVPGLQEAEIKKQRDFYQKLGMEIPGDIKGELCNMKTHLDQRNGDMKSEDTPNKEAGEEKAEEDNDYHRSDEQVSICLECNSSKLRGLKRKWIRCSAQATVLHLKKFIAKKLNLTSFNELDILCNEEILGKDHTLKFVVVTRWRFKKSPLLLHYRPKMDLL is encoded by the exons ATGGCGGTATTAGGG AACCCCGACATGCTGACGAGGAAGATCAAGCTCAGTCACATCAACGCCCACATCACGTGTCGACTCTGCGACGGCTACCTGATAGACGCCACCACTGTCACAGAGTGCTTGCACACAT TCTGTCGAAGCTGCCTTGTGAGGTATCTGGAGGAGAACAACACGTGTCCCACATGCAGGATTGTTATTCATCAGAGCCATCCACTGCAGTACATCGG CCATGACAGAACAATGCAAGACATTGTGTACAAGTTGGTACCCGGACTTCAAGAGG CGGAGATAAAGAAGCAGCGGGACTTCTACCAGAAATTGGGCATGGAGATACCCGGCGATATTAAAGGGGAGCTCTGCAACATGAAGACACATCTAGACCAGCGTAACG GAGACATGAAGTCAGAGGACACGCCCAATAAGGAAGCAGGAGAGGAGAAAGCAGAAGAGGACAACGATTATCACCGAAGCGACGAGCAG GTGAGCATCTGCCTGGAGTGCAACAGCAGCAAACTCAGAGGCCTCAAGCGCAAGTGGATCCGCTGCTCGGCACAGGCTACCGTCCTACATCTCAAGAAGTTCATCGCCAAAAAGCTCAATCTGACCTCCTTTAACGAG TTGGACATTTTATGCAACGAGGAAATCTTGGGCAAAGACCATACTTTGAAATTTGTCGTCGTAACGAGATGGAGATTTAAG AAATCGCCCCTCCTGCTCCATTACAGACCCAAGATGGATCTGCTGTAG
- the LOC133146995 gene encoding polycomb group RING finger protein 3 isoform X1, translating to MKKEKKKCNPDMLTRKIKLSHINAHITCRLCDGYLIDATTVTECLHTFCRSCLVRYLEENNTCPTCRIVIHQSHPLQYIGHDRTMQDIVYKLVPGLQEAEIKKQRDFYQKLGMEIPGDIKGELCNMKTHLDQRNGDMKSEDTPNKEAGEEKAEEDNDYHRSDEQVSICLECNSSKLRGLKRKWIRCSAQATVLHLKKFIAKKLNLTSFNELDILCNEEILGKDHTLKFVVVTRWRFKKSPLLLHYRPKMDLL from the exons atgaagaaagaaaagaagaaatgt AACCCCGACATGCTGACGAGGAAGATCAAGCTCAGTCACATCAACGCCCACATCACGTGTCGACTCTGCGACGGCTACCTGATAGACGCCACCACTGTCACAGAGTGCTTGCACACAT TCTGTCGAAGCTGCCTTGTGAGGTATCTGGAGGAGAACAACACGTGTCCCACATGCAGGATTGTTATTCATCAGAGCCATCCACTGCAGTACATCGG CCATGACAGAACAATGCAAGACATTGTGTACAAGTTGGTACCCGGACTTCAAGAGG CGGAGATAAAGAAGCAGCGGGACTTCTACCAGAAATTGGGCATGGAGATACCCGGCGATATTAAAGGGGAGCTCTGCAACATGAAGACACATCTAGACCAGCGTAACG GAGACATGAAGTCAGAGGACACGCCCAATAAGGAAGCAGGAGAGGAGAAAGCAGAAGAGGACAACGATTATCACCGAAGCGACGAGCAG GTGAGCATCTGCCTGGAGTGCAACAGCAGCAAACTCAGAGGCCTCAAGCGCAAGTGGATCCGCTGCTCGGCACAGGCTACCGTCCTACATCTCAAGAAGTTCATCGCCAAAAAGCTCAATCTGACCTCCTTTAACGAG TTGGACATTTTATGCAACGAGGAAATCTTGGGCAAAGACCATACTTTGAAATTTGTCGTCGTAACGAGATGGAGATTTAAG AAATCGCCCCTCCTGCTCCATTACAGACCCAAGATGGATCTGCTGTAG
- the slc49a3 gene encoding solute carrier family 49 member A3: MENGENDKLIALSPSPASPPNDELKKLLHFKVYKRRWFVLLVLCLLNCSNATLWLTFAPVADQSAQYLQVTLSDINWLSVVYMVVSIPLSLATTWMLDTVGLRATLILGSWLNMFGGIMRIMGGPPGEEFSINYTVVMLGQTLAAMAQPLIIFTPTKMAALWFPEHQRATANTISSMANPLGILVANLVSPAVAHKSDRIPTLMLAYAIPACLACFLATVGIRSNAPPTLPSASAEFSTSEPFVQGVKLLLKNRAYLVLLLCFGSGVGVFTCFSTLLDQILCVQGYTNDFAGLCGALFIVFGIVGAALLGLYVDRTKRFTEAIKINMALSSLAGIAFSVVCLMQQQSIAVATVCSLFGFFGFSIFPVVMELSVECSYPVGEATSAGLVFISGQILSIIYIVLLQSLATPVAESLRSTCGLAPQSWKVSMMVLAALTTLFTCVFIIVFHTRYKRLEAEEDATYGHARDNRSAAPTPDSINT; encoded by the exons ATGGAAAACGGCGAGAACGACAAACTAATTGCCTTGTCGCCGTCGCCGGCTTCTCCTCCGAATGACGAGTTGAAGAAGCTGCTCCATTTCAAAGTTTACAAGAGGAGATGGTTCGTACTCCTGGTGCTGTGCTTGCTCAACTGCTCCAACGCCACG CTATGGCTGACCTTTGCACCAGTGGCGGACCAGTCTGCCCAGTACCTACAGGTTACCTTGTCAGACATCAACTGGTTGTCAGTGGTCTACATGGTAGTGTCTATTCCGCTCAGCCTTGCCACCACCTGGATGCTGGACACGGTCGGGTTGCGCGCCACG CTCATCCTGGGCTCGTGGTTGAACATGTTTGGCGGCATCATGCGCATCATGGGTGGTCCGCCGGGTGAGGAATTCAGCATCAACTACACAGTAGTGATGCTGGGCCAGACGCTGGCAGCAATGGCACAGCCGCTCATCATCTTCACGCCCACAAAGATGGCGGCGCTCTGGTTCCCGGAACACCAGCGGGCCACGGCCAACACCATATCCTCCATGG CCAACCCGTTGGGCATTTTGGTGGCTAACTTGGTATCACCTGCTGTAGCGCACAAATCAGATCGAATCCCCACACTA ATGTTGGCCTACGCGATTCCTGCCTGCCTTGCCTGTTTCCTGGCGACAGTGGGCATACGCAGCAACGCCCCACCTACGCTGCCGTCGGCCAGTGCTGAATTTTCCACTTCCGAACCTTTTGTGCaaggtgtcaaactg CTGCTGAAGAACCGAGCGTatctggtgctgctgctgtgcttcggTTCGGGCGTGGGCGTGTTCACATGCTTCTCCACACTGCTGGACCAGATCCTCTGCGTGCAGGGCTACACTAAT GACTTTGCGGGCCTGTGCGGTGCCCTCTTTATTGTGTTTGGCATCGTTGGCGCCGCCTTACTGGGACTGTACGTGGACAGAACCAAAAGGTTCACTGAGGCCATCAAGATCAACATGGCCCTCTCTTCCTTGGCGGGCATTGCCTTCTCTGTG GTGTGTCTGATGCAGCAGCAGAGCATCGCCGTGGCGACGGTGTGCTCGCTCTTTGGCTTCTTTGGGTTCTCCATTTTCCCAGTGGTCATGGAACTGTCAGTAGAATGTTCCTACCCGGTGGGAGAGGCCACTTCGGCAGGACTCGTCTTCATATCAGG GCAAATCCTGTCCATCATCTACATCGTCCTCCTCCAGTCTTTGGCCACGCCTGTCGCCGAGTCACTTCGCTCGACATGTGGGCTCGCCCCTCAGAGTTGGAAAG TGTCCATGATGGTGCTAGCAGCACTGACCACCCTCTTCACCTGCGTTTTCATCATCGTCTTCCATACACGCTACAAGCGCCTGGAGGCCGAGGAGGATGCCACCTACGGGCACGCCCGAGACAATCGATCTGCTGCTCCCACCCCAGACAGCATTAACACATAA